The sequence GTCGTGGTGGTGGGCCTGACGATCGTCGCGGCGCTCATGCTGCAGACGGTGGTGGGATATCAGCTCTTCGGGCATGCGATCGCCATCGATCTCGTGCTCGTGGTGGTGGTGGCCACGGCGATCTTCTTCGGCCCGACGGCGGGACTGGTCAGCGGTACGATCGCGGGCCTGTGCCAGGACGCGCTGTCGGGAGGCGTGCTCGGCGTGGCGGGGCTGGCCAAGACGCTCGTCGGGTTCGTCGCCGGTGTGGCGGCGACGCAGTTCATCGTGAGTGGTGTGATCCCGCGCGGCGTGGTGTTCT comes from Acidobacteriota bacterium and encodes:
- the mreD gene encoding rod shape-determining protein MreD gives rise to the protein MTRVVVVGLTIVAALMLQTVVGYQLFGHAIAIDLVLVVVVATAIFFGPTAGLVSGTIAGLCQDALSGGVLGVAGLAKTLVGFVAGVAATQFIVSGVIPRGVVFFAMTWLHGICFLGLYAMIERHGIGHPWRELLVQSLLNAVVGAVATRTLERGPEWWRRRRYTRRAEGRRLMR